Genomic segment of Candidatus Spechtbacterales bacterium:
TTATAATCGTGATTCCCGCGTTATTTACCCACCTCTTAATCATGGCCGTTTTGGGATAGATACGCCTAAAGATTATTTTCTGCTTATCGGACGTATGGTTCCTTATAAAAGGTTTGATATTGCGATTAAGGCATTCAATGAGTTAAAGCTTCCGCTTAAAATAATAGGGGAAGGTACTGAATATGAAAATCTTAAAAAAATAGCCGGACCAACAGTAGAGTTTATGGGTTTGGTGCCCGAAAGTGATCTTTCTAAGTATTACGCGCAAGCCAGGGCTCTTATATTTCCACAGGAAGAAGACTTTGGAATCACCGCATTAGAAAGCATGGCATCGGGAAGGCCTGTTATAGCTTATGAAAAAGGAGGTGCTCTTGAAAGTATAGAGAACAGAAAGACAGGCATACTATTTAAAGAACAAAGCGTCAGCTCTCTTGTAGGTGCTGTTAAGGAGTTTCAGGAAATGGACTTTGATCCGCGTTACATACGAGATAGTGTTGAAAAGTTTGACAAACTTCACTTCCGCCGCAATGTGGCCACTTTTTTAGAAGAGAAGTGGAGAGAATCTCACAAGCTAATTTTGTCGTAATAAAATGAAGATAGGCATAGACATCAGAGCTCTTAACACATCCTCTTATGGCGGTGTAAGTGAATATATCCGGAATCTGCTTCCGGCTCTTTTTTTGGAAGGTGGCAATCGTCACTCATTTCACCTTTTTACTAATTCGCGCAAAAATCCTCAGGATTACAGCGATTTTTTAAGCTTTAATAATGTTACTCTTCATGAATTTAGATATCCTAATAAGTTTTTTACTTTTTCTTGCCGTTATCTAAATAGACCATACTTGGATAAATTAGTGGGTGGGGTCGATGTGTTTTTTAGTCCACACTTTCTTCCGGCACCCGTTTCTCCCGGCACAAAAAGAGTAACTACATTTCACGATTTAAGTTTTGAATACTTTCCCGAATATTTTGATAGGCGACGCAGGTTGTGGCATAAATATATGTCGCCTGCCACGCAGGCAAAGATGTCAGATAAGCTGATAGCTGTGTCACACTCAACTAAAAATGACATAGTTAATATTTATGGTATTCCTAAAGAAAAAATAAATGTTGTCTATCTTGGAATATGCGACTCGATAACGAATCCACCTGCTTCTAATTGGAACAGCGTAAAGCGTAAATACAAAATACAGGAAGATTATATTTTAAGCTTAAGCACAATAGAGCCCAGAAAAAATATAGTGGCTCTCATAAGGGCCTTCAACGATATTCACGAAGATAAGAAGTTCAAAAACCTGCATCTGGTTATAGCGGGAGCAAAAGGATGGGAGTATAAAAATATCTTAAAAGAGGCAAGTAACTCCCCTCATGTAAATAAGATAATTTTTACAGGTCCCGTGAAAGAGGATGAAAAATCTATTTTGTATAAAAAAGCAAAGGTATTTATATACCCAAGCCTGTATGAAGGCTTTGGCTTCCCGCCTCTTGAGGCAATGTACAGCGGTACGCCGACAATTGCGTCTTTTGTAACATCCCTGCCGGAGGTTACAGGCGGAGCTGCTATTTTAATAAATCCGTATATTCCAAAAGATATATCAAGAGCGTTAAAAGAGATTTTGCTCGATAAAGGATTTGCGGAATATCTTTCAATAGAAGGTAAAAAGCGTGCTGAGAGATTTTCATGGGAAAAAACCGCAAAGGAAACACTTAGGGTCTTAATAGAGGAATAAAGTATTTTTATTTAAGTTTAACTGTGTTTTGTGGATATAGGCATAATAAACATTAATAAATATTAGCTTTTCAAACTCGTTTGTAGTATGTCTAATATGCTATAATTGAA
This window contains:
- a CDS encoding glycosyltransferase family 1 protein translates to MKIGIDIRALNTSSYGGVSEYIRNLLPALFLEGGNRHSFHLFTNSRKNPQDYSDFLSFNNVTLHEFRYPNKFFTFSCRYLNRPYLDKLVGGVDVFFSPHFLPAPVSPGTKRVTTFHDLSFEYFPEYFDRRRRLWHKYMSPATQAKMSDKLIAVSHSTKNDIVNIYGIPKEKINVVYLGICDSITNPPASNWNSVKRKYKIQEDYILSLSTIEPRKNIVALIRAFNDIHEDKKFKNLHLVIAGAKGWEYKNILKEASNSPHVNKIIFTGPVKEDEKSILYKKAKVFIYPSLYEGFGFPPLEAMYSGTPTIASFVTSLPEVTGGAAILINPYIPKDISRALKEILLDKGFAEYLSIEGKKRAERFSWEKTAKETLRVLIEE
- a CDS encoding glycosyltransferase, producing the protein MRVALVHDYLVQYGGAERVLTEFANMFPNAPIYTLVYDADATGHVFEGRDVRTSFLQRIPNSRMHYKLFPLLMPLAIESFDLTEYDLVLSSSASFAKGVVMRGDGMHVCYCHTPMRYAWFDYKKIAGDSIYPSAVAKLIPFAMPYMRFWDRNSAQRPDYFISNSSFIQKKIKKYYNRDSRVIYPPLNHGRFGIDTPKDYFLLIGRMVPYKRFDIAIKAFNELKLPLKIIGEGTEYENLKKIAGPTVEFMGLVPESDLSKYYAQARALIFPQEEDFGITALESMASGRPVIAYEKGGALESIENRKTGILFKEQSVSSLVGAVKEFQEMDFDPRYIRDSVEKFDKLHFRRNVATFLEEKWRESHKLILS